The proteins below come from a single Candidatus Flexicrinis affinis genomic window:
- a CDS encoding nucleotide sugar dehydrogenase — MLSDLARRIEDKSAVVSVIGLGYVGLPVACMFAQAGFQTWGVDIVAERIAMLNAGKNPIEGKEPGLAELIEDVVGRGLLKCTTDYSDLRDVDVVLVSVQTPIDESDHLPRYAHLRSALSALGAVLKSGALVVIESTLAPGTMHNVVIPTLEGATGGKAGETFYVGHCPERVMPGRLIHNLTYMDRVAGGWTPEVADVMRLFYRNIVRGEIDTTNLLMAELVKTTENAYRDVQIAFANEVALVCEALGGDVWTLRELVNKSPGRNMLYPGAGVGGHCIPKDSWLLIANARDEVTTHVIPAARTVNRSMPSHVVSLTESALSECGVALEGAVIAVLGYAYLANSDDTRDTPSQAFVELMQARGAEVRIHDPYVHEFKGDLPDVLTGADAAVILVSHDEYIAADWASLLGLLRTPVLIDARHVLPDDFLFPGARVRVLGKG, encoded by the coding sequence ATGCTGAGCGATCTGGCACGCCGAATTGAGGACAAGTCGGCGGTCGTTAGCGTCATCGGGCTTGGATATGTCGGACTGCCGGTCGCGTGCATGTTCGCGCAGGCCGGATTCCAAACATGGGGCGTCGACATCGTCGCCGAGCGCATCGCGATGCTCAACGCAGGCAAGAACCCGATTGAGGGTAAGGAACCCGGCCTCGCCGAGTTGATCGAGGACGTGGTCGGCCGCGGCCTATTGAAGTGCACGACCGACTACAGCGACCTGCGCGATGTGGACGTCGTGCTGGTGTCGGTGCAGACGCCGATCGACGAGAGCGACCATCTGCCGCGCTATGCACATCTCCGGTCTGCGCTGTCGGCGCTTGGGGCGGTGCTGAAGTCCGGGGCGTTGGTCGTCATCGAGTCGACGCTCGCGCCCGGAACCATGCACAACGTCGTGATCCCGACACTGGAAGGCGCGACTGGCGGCAAGGCAGGCGAGACGTTCTATGTCGGCCATTGCCCGGAGCGCGTCATGCCAGGCCGGCTGATCCACAACCTGACGTACATGGACCGCGTGGCGGGTGGGTGGACTCCGGAAGTCGCCGACGTGATGCGGCTGTTCTACCGCAACATCGTGCGCGGCGAGATCGACACCACCAACCTGCTGATGGCCGAACTGGTCAAGACGACCGAAAACGCCTACCGCGACGTCCAGATCGCGTTCGCCAACGAGGTCGCGCTGGTGTGCGAGGCGTTGGGCGGCGATGTGTGGACACTCCGCGAACTCGTCAACAAGAGTCCCGGCCGGAATATGCTGTATCCGGGCGCCGGCGTGGGTGGACACTGCATCCCGAAAGACTCCTGGCTGTTGATCGCCAACGCGCGCGACGAGGTCACGACCCACGTGATCCCGGCGGCGCGCACGGTCAACCGGTCGATGCCGAGCCATGTCGTTTCCCTGACCGAATCGGCGCTGTCCGAGTGCGGCGTTGCGCTGGAAGGCGCCGTGATTGCCGTGTTGGGCTACGCTTACTTGGCAAATTCCGACGACACGCGCGACACGCCCAGTCAAGCATTCGTGGAGCTCATGCAGGCGCGCGGGGCCGAAGTTCGCATTCACGACCCGTACGTGCATGAATTCAAAGGCGATCTGCCGGATGTGCTGACGGGCGCTGATGCGGCGGTTATTCTGGTCTCGCACGACGAATACATCGCGGCGGACTGGGCATCGCTGCTTGGCCTGCTACGGACGCCAGTGTTGATCGACGCACGCCACGTGCTGCCGGACGACTTTCTCTTCCCCGGCGCTCGAGTCCGGGTGTTGGGCAAAGGATAG
- the wecB gene encoding UDP-N-acetylglucosamine 2-epimerase (non-hydrolyzing) — MRILTVIGARPQFVKAAPVSAVLRAEHEEYLVHTGQHYDYNMSDIFFEELGLPEPDLNLGAGSGTHATQTASIVPPLERAVIAQNPDMILVYGDTNSTVAAALVAHALKVPLAHVEAGLRSYNRAMPEEINRIVTDRVSDLLFCPSEVAVENLAKEGIRDGVVLTGDVMVDAVLRAVETAKQTSMIHVTLGIGAPYALLTIHRPANTDDPAALAGIIAGCGGLDLPVVFPVHPRTRVAMDRAGIPLPENVRLINPLGYIDMLCLLEAASLAMTDSGGLQKEAYILRTPAVTIRTETEWVETVASGWNRLVAPDAQAIAAAVDEAIHNQPDEHPDYYGDGNAAERIVAALEAFMEEQHAERSGTPN; from the coding sequence ATGCGCATTCTGACCGTTATCGGAGCACGCCCGCAGTTCGTCAAAGCGGCCCCTGTCAGCGCCGTGCTGAGAGCCGAGCACGAGGAGTATCTCGTGCATACCGGCCAGCATTACGACTACAACATGTCGGACATCTTCTTCGAGGAGCTTGGCCTGCCGGAGCCCGACCTGAACCTCGGCGCGGGCAGCGGCACCCATGCCACCCAGACGGCGAGCATCGTCCCACCGCTCGAACGCGCGGTGATTGCGCAGAACCCGGACATGATTCTGGTTTACGGTGACACCAACTCGACCGTCGCGGCGGCACTGGTTGCACACGCGCTCAAAGTGCCGCTTGCGCATGTCGAGGCCGGCCTGCGCAGCTACAACCGCGCCATGCCCGAGGAGATCAACCGGATCGTCACCGACCGCGTTTCGGATCTGCTGTTTTGCCCGTCGGAAGTCGCCGTCGAGAACCTCGCCAAAGAAGGTATCCGCGACGGCGTTGTTTTGACCGGCGACGTGATGGTCGATGCGGTGCTGCGCGCCGTCGAGACCGCCAAGCAGACCAGCATGATCCACGTGACGCTCGGTATCGGGGCACCGTACGCGCTGCTGACCATCCATCGGCCTGCCAACACCGACGACCCGGCCGCGTTGGCCGGAATCATCGCAGGGTGCGGCGGCTTGGACCTGCCGGTGGTCTTCCCGGTGCATCCGCGGACGCGCGTGGCGATGGACCGCGCCGGCATCCCGCTGCCTGAGAACGTGCGGCTGATCAACCCGCTGGGCTACATTGACATGCTGTGCCTGCTCGAAGCGGCCAGTTTGGCGATGACCGATTCCGGGGGCCTGCAGAAAGAAGCGTATATTCTGAGAACGCCGGCGGTTACGATCCGCACCGAAACCGAGTGGGTCGAGACGGTTGCCAGCGGCTGGAACCGCCTGGTCGCGCCGGACGCGCAGGCGATTGCCGCCGCGGTGGACGAAGCGATCCACAATCAACCCGACGAGCATCCTGATTATTACGGCGACGGCAATGCTGCAGAGCGGATCGTCGCCGCCCTTGAAGCCTTCATGGAGGAACAACATGCTGAGCGATCTGGCACGCCGAATTGA
- a CDS encoding DUF3459 domain-containing protein: MTDSQFRWWQTGIVYQIYPRSFQDSNGDGVGDLPGIISRLDYLVDLGVDAIWISPFYKSPMADFGYDVADYCDVDPIFGTLDDFDRLLAEAHARGIKVIIDWVPNHTSSEHPWFLESRSSRDNPKRDWYIWRDPKPDGSRPNNWGSIFGGPAWEWDETTQQYYYHYFVKQQPDLNWKNPDVVKAMTDVLHFWLKRGVDGFRMDVVYLIAKYPGMPDNPINPDAVPLNENDIFGVQHHVYDGIQPEVHRYTRMFRQITDQYGDTVIVGEVWEDDLDKWIAFYGPEGDEIQLPFNFRLMQLKEWNADVVGTSVNEFEDALPEFAWPNYVIGNHDRTRPATRVGSQAQARVAQMLLLTVRGTPTMYQGDELGMEEAQIPREQWVDPWGINLGISRDGCRTPMQWDGTEYTGFSTVEPWLPVQADHTWRNVEAMSNDPRSFLSLVKKLIALRRAEPALHLGAFRRAGAPDGAFAYIREHDESRFLIALNFTSEEKHVPLNGRGTVTLSTHLDREGEPVADTITLRTDEGVVVLLG, from the coding sequence ATGACCGATTCGCAGTTTCGCTGGTGGCAGACCGGCATCGTCTATCAGATCTACCCGCGCAGCTTTCAGGACTCCAACGGCGATGGCGTGGGCGACCTGCCGGGGATCATCAGCCGCCTCGACTACTTGGTCGACCTCGGCGTGGACGCGATCTGGATCAGCCCGTTCTACAAATCGCCGATGGCCGACTTCGGCTATGACGTGGCCGACTACTGCGACGTCGACCCGATCTTCGGCACGCTTGACGATTTCGACCGCTTGCTGGCCGAGGCCCATGCGCGCGGCATCAAGGTCATCATCGACTGGGTGCCGAACCACACGAGCAGCGAACACCCGTGGTTTCTCGAGTCGCGCTCAAGCCGCGACAACCCCAAACGCGACTGGTACATCTGGCGCGACCCCAAGCCGGACGGAAGCCGCCCGAACAACTGGGGCAGCATCTTCGGCGGGCCGGCGTGGGAGTGGGACGAGACGACCCAGCAGTACTACTACCACTACTTCGTCAAGCAGCAGCCCGACCTGAACTGGAAGAATCCGGACGTCGTCAAGGCGATGACCGACGTGCTGCACTTCTGGCTCAAGCGCGGCGTCGACGGCTTCCGCATGGATGTGGTGTACCTGATCGCCAAATACCCCGGCATGCCCGACAACCCGATCAACCCCGACGCCGTGCCGCTCAATGAGAACGACATTTTCGGCGTGCAGCATCACGTCTACGACGGTATCCAGCCCGAGGTACACCGCTACACGCGCATGTTCCGGCAAATCACCGACCAGTATGGCGACACCGTGATCGTGGGCGAGGTGTGGGAAGACGACCTTGACAAATGGATCGCGTTCTACGGTCCGGAAGGGGACGAAATCCAGCTCCCGTTCAACTTCCGCCTGATGCAGCTCAAAGAGTGGAACGCCGATGTCGTCGGTACGTCGGTCAACGAATTCGAGGACGCGCTGCCAGAGTTCGCGTGGCCCAATTACGTCATCGGCAACCACGATCGCACGCGCCCGGCGACTCGCGTCGGAAGTCAGGCGCAAGCGCGCGTCGCTCAAATGCTGCTGCTCACCGTGCGCGGTACGCCGACGATGTATCAAGGCGACGAGCTGGGTATGGAAGAGGCGCAGATCCCGCGCGAGCAGTGGGTCGATCCGTGGGGTATCAACCTCGGCATCTCGCGCGACGGATGCCGCACGCCGATGCAGTGGGATGGCACCGAATACACTGGATTCAGCACGGTCGAGCCGTGGCTCCCCGTGCAGGCCGATCACACGTGGCGCAATGTCGAGGCCATGTCGAACGATCCGCGCTCGTTCCTATCGCTGGTCAAGAAGCTGATTGCGCTGCGGCGTGCCGAACCGGCCCTGCACCTCGGCGCGTTCCGCCGCGCCGGCGCGCCTGACGGCGCATTCGCCTACATCCGCGAACACGACGAAAGCCGCTTCCTGATCGCGCTCAACTTCACGTCCGAGGAGAAACACGTCCCGCTCAACGGTCGCGGCACCGTCACGCTCAGCACGCACCTCGATCGCGAGGGCGAACCGGTGGCGGATACGATCACGCTCCGGACCGACGAAGGCGTGGTCGTGCTGCTGGGATAA
- a CDS encoding ABC transporter permease, translating to MANAAAKQAQTVVTLGEREPEAESLLKIAVRRFFKHRMAVAGLVIMGAILLYTVGGAFFVSEEFANDADVTKRFQAPSTEHPFGTDEVGRDLLARTIYGGQISLAIGIISVAIAISIGTVVGLVAGYFGGIIDSLLMRFVEAMLAIPTLILLLLLQRPLIEASATNIVVFGRQISITVVAIILIIGLTSWLGLSRIVRSLVLSLKEQEFITAAHMLGASSTRIIFVHILPNCLAPILVSATLGIGGAIVVETALSFLGFGVLPPTATWGNILQRARVDPYGYPWMWMAPGALITLTVLSINFIGDGLRDAFDPRSMKGG from the coding sequence ATGGCTAACGCAGCCGCAAAGCAGGCCCAGACCGTCGTTACGCTCGGCGAGCGTGAGCCTGAAGCCGAATCTCTGCTGAAGATCGCCGTGCGCCGGTTCTTCAAGCATCGCATGGCGGTGGCCGGTCTGGTCATCATGGGCGCGATCCTGCTGTACACGGTTGGCGGGGCGTTCTTTGTGAGCGAGGAATTCGCCAACGATGCGGACGTGACCAAGCGCTTTCAAGCCCCGTCCACCGAGCACCCTTTTGGCACCGACGAGGTCGGCCGCGACTTGCTTGCACGTACGATTTACGGCGGGCAGATTTCGTTGGCGATCGGCATTATCTCGGTTGCGATTGCGATTAGCATCGGCACCGTCGTGGGTCTGGTCGCCGGCTACTTCGGCGGGATCATCGACAGCCTGCTCATGCGCTTTGTCGAGGCGATGCTGGCGATCCCGACACTGATCTTGCTGCTGCTGCTTCAGCGCCCGCTGATCGAGGCGAGCGCGACCAACATCGTAGTTTTCGGCCGTCAGATCAGCATCACCGTGGTGGCGATCATTCTCATTATCGGCCTGACGTCGTGGCTGGGCCTGAGCCGTATCGTACGTTCGCTGGTGCTCTCGCTCAAGGAGCAGGAGTTCATCACGGCGGCGCACATGCTTGGCGCCAGCAGCACGCGCATCATCTTTGTGCACATCCTGCCCAACTGCCTCGCGCCGATCCTCGTATCGGCGACGCTCGGCATCGGTGGCGCGATCGTGGTCGAGACGGCGCTCAGCTTCCTCGGCTTCGGCGTGCTTCCGCCAACGGCGACATGGGGCAACATCCTGCAGCGCGCGCGAGTCGACCCGTACGGCTATCCGTGGATGTGGATGGCCCCCGGCGCGCTGATCACGTTGACCGTGCTGTCGATCAACTTCATCGGTGACGGCCTGCGCGACGCCTTCGACCCGCGGTCGATGAAGGGCGGCTAG
- a CDS encoding MFS transporter: protein MAVTAVAAPAVGTFHALRSSNFRLYFFGQMVSQSGTWMQNIAQGYLVYSLTGSEAWLGIVALAAGLPVLLMSPLAGVIVEMFPRRHLLVATNITQMSLAAILTVLAATNTVQVWHVVVLAFILGMSISVDAPSRQTFMVEMVGREDLPSALALNSILNSSSRVLGPMAAGAVLAQLGVNWCFFINAVSFLVVLGCLIAMHVPFALPIPKVRTRPMQQLREGFAYVRHDPAVRRLLMLSSIAGFFLLPIFQMMPAIAETTVDNSREGYALLSAAQGVGSIVAGLLVGWLTARYARISVIGAAMLGAAAVMALIGMQTSVPGAVLFAMASGLCMVMTLVNMNLGLQLTLSNAFRGRVLSLYMLTVFGLSPFGALALGMLAEGLGVPLALQIYGGAAATLAVLVFWRAKVPTQPELSAT, encoded by the coding sequence ATGGCCGTCACTGCCGTCGCCGCCCCCGCAGTCGGGACTTTTCACGCCCTCCGCAGCAGCAATTTCCGCCTCTACTTCTTCGGCCAAATGGTCTCGCAGTCCGGCACGTGGATGCAGAACATCGCGCAGGGGTATCTGGTGTACAGCCTGACAGGCTCGGAAGCATGGCTCGGGATCGTGGCGCTGGCCGCGGGCCTACCCGTACTGCTGATGTCCCCGCTGGCCGGCGTGATCGTTGAGATGTTCCCGCGGCGGCACCTGCTCGTAGCGACCAATATCACGCAGATGTCGTTGGCTGCGATACTCACCGTCCTCGCCGCAACCAATACAGTCCAAGTGTGGCATGTCGTCGTACTGGCGTTCATCCTCGGCATGTCGATCTCGGTCGATGCGCCTTCACGGCAGACGTTCATGGTCGAGATGGTCGGCCGTGAAGATCTCCCGAGTGCCCTCGCACTCAACTCCATCCTGAACAGTTCGTCGCGCGTGCTGGGCCCGATGGCCGCCGGTGCGGTACTTGCCCAGCTCGGCGTCAACTGGTGCTTCTTCATCAACGCGGTCAGCTTCCTCGTTGTATTGGGATGCCTGATCGCGATGCACGTACCGTTCGCCCTGCCGATCCCGAAGGTCCGCACGCGGCCCATGCAGCAGCTGCGCGAGGGCTTCGCCTACGTCCGGCACGATCCGGCGGTCCGCCGCCTGTTGATGCTGTCATCGATTGCCGGCTTCTTCCTGCTGCCGATCTTTCAGATGATGCCGGCGATTGCCGAGACCACCGTCGACAACTCCCGCGAGGGGTACGCGCTGCTGAGCGCGGCACAGGGTGTCGGGTCGATCGTCGCCGGTCTGCTGGTGGGCTGGTTAACCGCACGTTATGCCCGCATCAGCGTCATCGGAGCGGCCATGCTCGGCGCGGCGGCCGTCATGGCGTTGATCGGGATGCAAACGTCGGTTCCCGGCGCAGTGCTGTTCGCTATGGCGTCCGGCCTGTGCATGGTGATGACGCTGGTCAACATGAACCTCGGACTGCAGCTCACGCTGTCGAACGCCTTCCGCGGTCGGGTGCTCAGCCTATATATGCTTACCGTGTTCGGCTTGTCGCCGTTTGGCGCGCTGGCGCTCGGCATGCTGGCCGAGGGGCTTGGCGTCCCGCTTGCGCTTCAGATCTACGGCGGAGCCGCGGCGACGTTGGCCGTGCTGGTGTTCTGGCGCGCGAAGGTCCCCACACAGCCGGAACTGTCGGCGACGTAG
- a CDS encoding ABC transporter permease, whose amino-acid sequence MGKYIVQRILQAIPLLIIISIVVFTLMKLAGDPFAYLAQDPRATPEDRALMRAKYGLDDPLPIQYITWLVGDDWRMRDKTGDGELDGYGDRRGVLRGDLGESIVYGRTVNEVFSIRLPNTLILMVTQYIVTIIFALFIGIFAALRKYTAADNIITGVSFVLFSMPVFLLALLLVQVFAVQFKNLGLPSLPVSGMYDPRGDRSFDELVRHLILPVASLAAISIAGYSRYIRSTMLEVINSDYIRTARAKGLSERRITFLHALKNASLPLVTLVALDIPFLLGGAVITESIFSWPGMGTAFIEALRRPDMFLIISFVLMTAVAVVVFQIIADIVYSWLDPRIRYN is encoded by the coding sequence ATGGGCAAGTACATTGTTCAGCGAATCCTTCAGGCTATCCCGCTGCTGATCATTATTTCGATCGTCGTTTTTACCCTGATGAAGTTGGCGGGCGATCCGTTCGCCTACCTCGCGCAGGATCCGCGCGCCACGCCGGAAGACCGCGCGTTGATGCGCGCCAAATATGGACTTGATGACCCTTTGCCCATCCAATACATCACGTGGCTGGTCGGTGACGATTGGCGCATGCGCGACAAGACCGGCGATGGCGAACTTGACGGCTACGGCGATCGTCGCGGCGTGCTGCGCGGCGACCTCGGCGAGTCGATCGTCTACGGCCGCACCGTCAACGAAGTCTTCAGCATCCGGCTTCCCAACACGCTGATTCTGATGGTCACGCAGTACATCGTGACGATCATCTTCGCGCTGTTCATTGGCATCTTTGCCGCGCTACGAAAATACACGGCTGCCGACAACATCATCACCGGCGTATCGTTCGTGCTGTTCTCGATGCCGGTGTTCTTGCTGGCCCTGCTGCTCGTACAGGTCTTCGCTGTGCAGTTCAAGAATCTCGGACTGCCGTCTCTGCCGGTCTCCGGCATGTATGACCCGCGTGGCGACCGGTCGTTCGACGAACTGGTGCGCCACTTGATCCTGCCGGTCGCCAGCCTCGCCGCGATCAGCATCGCCGGGTACAGCCGCTATATTCGTTCCACGATGCTCGAAGTGATCAACTCGGATTACATTCGCACGGCGCGCGCGAAAGGTCTCTCCGAGCGGCGTATCACCTTCCTGCACGCGCTCAAGAACGCGTCGCTGCCGCTGGTCACGCTGGTGGCGCTGGACATCCCGTTCCTGCTGGGCGGCGCGGTCATCACCGAGTCGATCTTCAGTTGGCCGGGGATGGGCACCGCCTTTATCGAGGCGCTGCGACGGCCGGATATGTTCCTGATTATCTCGTTCGTCTTGATGACGGCTGTAGCGGTGGTGGTGTTCCAGATCATCGCGGACATCGTCTATTCGTGGCTCGACCCACGAATCCGTTACAACTAG
- a CDS encoding peptide ABC transporter substrate-binding protein, producing the protein MKRTIRFMVVGLMLLAMSLGIVANAQDGSVLVIGWEQEPPLLSPRSDLAFAANMLNFYGRDLWDWDVNRDIFPVMAAEIPTVANGMVATLENGNTQVTYKLKEGIVWSDGTPITTDDCLLRHELMMDPTKATFQRGSYPDVVESFEVVDATTFVLTYNAPWPDYQSEAPAACGTFPAHIFRPILEAEGTVDNAPFWSGQGVVGYGPYVFAEWIVGESVRFEANPNWDGQAPAFSTVILRMITDTAQMQNALEAGEIDVAFNFSDDLVPGYQSIENVEVFSTPGVFGDAIWMNYGNGGHPALADKNVRIALVHAIDRATLAEQLVGPGTEVPKAWHSAAFWPDDLGRVDYNVDEAVRLLDEAGWVDSNGDGIRDKDGVEMVLRFFTTDRQIRMDYQVAIQDYLSQVGVATQLLPVPATILFADYLERGILDTGDFDLAIFALSSGALSPFAGAPDWFGCDGIPTPEEPNGNNGWGSCSPEFDALDLQVGTTVDPEERLAIAGEAIKEFVDEQFWHGLYLRPTWYAINTAVIDPATAKDLGTLSSNYFNKIEFWAPPM; encoded by the coding sequence ATGAAGCGCACTATTCGTTTCATGGTAGTCGGCCTGATGCTGCTGGCGATGTCACTGGGGATCGTCGCCAACGCACAGGATGGCTCCGTACTTGTCATTGGTTGGGAACAGGAGCCCCCGCTTCTTTCCCCGCGCAGCGACCTTGCGTTTGCTGCCAATATGCTCAACTTCTATGGCCGCGACCTGTGGGACTGGGACGTGAACCGTGACATCTTCCCGGTCATGGCCGCGGAGATCCCGACGGTTGCGAACGGGATGGTCGCCACCCTCGAGAACGGCAACACGCAGGTCACCTACAAGCTGAAGGAAGGCATTGTGTGGTCTGACGGCACGCCGATCACGACCGACGACTGCTTGCTGCGCCACGAGCTGATGATGGATCCCACCAAGGCCACCTTCCAGCGTGGATCGTACCCGGACGTCGTCGAGAGCTTCGAAGTTGTCGATGCAACGACCTTCGTGCTGACCTACAACGCCCCGTGGCCCGACTATCAGTCGGAAGCCCCCGCGGCCTGCGGCACGTTCCCTGCACACATCTTCCGCCCGATCCTCGAGGCTGAAGGCACCGTCGACAATGCGCCGTTCTGGAGCGGCCAGGGCGTCGTTGGCTACGGCCCGTACGTCTTCGCCGAGTGGATCGTCGGCGAGAGCGTCCGCTTTGAAGCCAACCCGAACTGGGATGGTCAGGCACCTGCCTTCTCGACCGTCATCCTGCGCATGATCACGGACACGGCCCAGATGCAGAACGCACTGGAAGCCGGCGAAATTGACGTCGCCTTCAACTTCAGCGACGACCTTGTCCCGGGCTATCAGTCTATTGAGAACGTCGAGGTCTTCAGCACCCCGGGCGTCTTCGGTGACGCGATCTGGATGAACTACGGCAACGGCGGCCACCCGGCCCTGGCCGATAAGAACGTCCGTATCGCTTTGGTCCATGCCATCGACCGCGCGACCCTTGCCGAGCAGCTTGTCGGCCCGGGCACGGAAGTTCCCAAGGCGTGGCATTCGGCCGCCTTCTGGCCGGATGATCTCGGCCGCGTTGATTACAATGTTGACGAAGCCGTCCGTCTCCTCGACGAGGCCGGCTGGGTCGATAGCAACGGCGACGGCATCCGTGATAAGGACGGCGTCGAGATGGTGCTGCGCTTCTTCACCACCGACCGTCAGATCCGTATGGACTACCAGGTCGCCATTCAGGACTACCTCTCGCAGGTTGGCGTAGCCACCCAGCTGCTCCCGGTCCCGGCGACCATCCTGTTCGCCGACTACCTCGAGCGCGGTATCCTCGACACCGGTGACTTTGACCTCGCGATCTTCGCCCTGAGCTCTGGTGCGCTGTCGCCGTTCGCCGGTGCGCCCGACTGGTTCGGCTGCGATGGTATTCCGACGCCGGAAGAACCGAATGGTAACAACGGTTGGGGTTCGTGCAGCCCTGAGTTCGACGCACTCGACCTGCAGGTCGGCACCACCGTCGATCCTGAAGAACGTCTTGCCATTGCTGGCGAGGCCATCAAGGAATTCGTCGACGAGCAGTTCTGGCACGGCCTGTACCTGCGCCCGACGTGGTACGCGATCAACACCGCTGTGATTGATCCTGCGACCGCCAAGGATCTGGGCACGCTGAGCAGCAACTACTTCAACAAGATCGAGTTCTGGGCGCCCCCGATGTAA
- a CDS encoding GDP-mannose 4,6-dehydratase, protein MRILVTGVAGFIGSNLTEGLLARGHSVVGIDNLSQGTRLNMESFRGHPAFAFHEVDIRDEQAVTTLAEGCDVIVHLAAFKIPRYSDAYDTLTINAYGSENLLKAAVAHKAKIVAASTSDVYGKNPDIPFSEEHNSVIGAPTVKRWAYAISKMFEEQMAFAYHERHGIDVVLLRFFGGYGPNQHLTWWGGPQSVFINMALDNEELPIHGDGQQTRTFTYIKDHVDGIIRTIEMPEANNHVFNLGGLQEVTIESLARTVWRLVRGEDAPAKIKFIPYAQFGKYEDVMRRVPDITKARTLLGFDPKTDLETGLRETIAWQIERRKRLAGADS, encoded by the coding sequence ATGAGAATTCTGGTCACCGGCGTCGCCGGTTTCATCGGGTCGAACCTGACCGAAGGCCTGCTCGCGCGCGGGCACTCCGTGGTCGGGATTGATAACCTGTCGCAAGGTACGCGGCTGAACATGGAGTCGTTTCGCGGCCATCCGGCGTTCGCGTTCCACGAAGTCGACATCCGCGACGAGCAGGCCGTCACGACGTTGGCCGAAGGCTGCGACGTCATCGTGCACCTCGCGGCGTTCAAGATTCCGCGCTACAGCGACGCATACGATACCCTGACGATCAACGCCTACGGGTCGGAGAACCTGCTCAAGGCGGCGGTGGCGCACAAGGCCAAGATCGTCGCGGCCTCGACCTCCGACGTGTACGGCAAGAATCCGGACATCCCGTTCAGCGAAGAGCACAACTCGGTGATTGGCGCGCCGACCGTGAAGCGCTGGGCCTATGCCATTTCTAAGATGTTCGAGGAACAGATGGCCTTCGCGTACCACGAGCGCCATGGCATCGACGTCGTGCTGCTCCGGTTCTTCGGTGGGTACGGGCCGAACCAGCACCTGACATGGTGGGGCGGACCGCAGTCGGTGTTCATCAACATGGCGCTCGACAACGAAGAACTGCCGATCCACGGTGACGGCCAACAGACGCGCACGTTTACGTATATCAAGGATCACGTCGACGGCATCATCCGTACCATTGAAATGCCGGAGGCCAACAACCACGTCTTCAACCTCGGCGGCCTGCAGGAAGTCACGATCGAGTCTTTGGCCCGCACGGTGTGGCGGCTTGTACGCGGAGAGGACGCCCCGGCCAAAATCAAGTTCATCCCGTACGCGCAGTTCGGTAAGTACGAGGATGTGATGCGCCGCGTGCCGGATATCACGAAAGCGCGCACGCTGCTGGGCTTCGACCCGAAGACCGACCTCGAGACCGGCCTGCGCGAGACGATCGCGTGGCAGATCGAGCGGCGCAAGCGGCTCGCCGGAGCGGACTCATGA